From one Rosa rugosa chromosome 4, drRosRugo1.1, whole genome shotgun sequence genomic stretch:
- the LOC133745734 gene encoding F-box protein At2g02240-like produces the protein MDLQQLPVKFIANAAESDAVWDTFLPPEIHTILSQSGESGLLAARSKKELYLALCNKPLLIDDGKLSFSLDEWSGRKCYMISARELGIVWGEDPQYWTWTSHPESRFQEVAELLHVGWLEIHGKLDTRLLSPSTLYKAYLVVKFTRNAFGFKHLPGEVSVGLEGGEHTKQTLFLHIEGEINPYYEREMGYSKERGDAEGETVREVVINDNRYQRESPEWLEIELGEFFCDGGEDGLLKMRYVAKGSLYWKSGLIVQGIEVRPKRQ, from the exons ATGGATCTGCAGCAGTTACCGGTGAAGTTCATAGCCAACGCAGCGGAATCCGACGCCGTTTGGGACACGTTCCTTCCGCCTGAGATACACACGATCCTGTCCCAGTCCGGCGAATCTGGATTATTGGCCGCCAGATCCAAGAAGGAGCTTTACCTCGCTCTCTGCAACAAACCTCTCCTCATCGACGACGGTAAATTG AGCTTTTCACTGGACGAATGGAGTGGGAGAAAATGTTACATGATATCTGCAAGAGAGCTTGGTATTGTCTGGGGCGAGGATCCCCAGTACTGGACATGGACTTCTCATCCTGAATCCAG GTTTCAGGAGGTGGCTGAGCTTCTTCATGTTGGCTGGCTTGAAATCCATGGGAAACTTGATACACGCTTGCTGTCCCCATCGACTCTGTACAAAGCTTACCTTGTGGTCAAGTTTACTCGAAATGCTTTTGGATTTAAACACCTACCTGGGGAGGTCTCTGTAGGTCTGGAGGGAGGAGAACATACTAAACAGACTCTGTTTCTTCACATCGAAGGAGAAATAAACCCCTACTACGAAAGAGAGATGGGCTACTCAAAAGAGAGGGGTGATGCCGAAGGGGAGACAGTGCGTGAAGTGGTGATCAATGACAACCGATACCAGAGGGAGAGCCCCGAGTGGTTGGAGATTGAGCTGGGTGAGTTTTTTTGTGATGGGGGAGAAGATGGGCTGTTGAAAATGCGTTATGTGGCGAAGGGGTCTCTTTATTGGAAGAGCGGTCTTATTGTTCAAGGCATTGAGGTCAGGCCTAAGAGGCAGTAG